Within the Iamia sp. SCSIO 61187 genome, the region CGAACAGCAACGCCGCTCGCAACGTCATCCGTCGGGACGATCGCTGACCCAGCTCGGACACCGGAAGCGCCGAGACATAGGACAGGTACCCCGGGATCAGGGGAAGGCAGCACGGCGAGCTGAACGACACCAACCCAGCGACGACGGCCACGAGGGGGAGCGTGACGGTCTCCATCACCCGCACCAGTCCAGGCAGATGGGCTCGACGGTGGACGTCCCGGTCACGGACCGACCAGCCTGCTGAGGCCCTGGGCGGTGACGCCACCAATCAGCTTGTAGCGCACCGTGCCGGAGGGGTCGACGACGAAGGACTCGGGGACTCCGCGGACGCCCCAGTCGGCGATGACCTGCGACGGTGCCAGGACGACTGGCCAGTCGCCGCCGTTGCGATCAAAGAACCGGCGCACGGAGGCCTCATCATCGTCGAACACGACGCTGATCACGTTGGCCTGTCCGGCCTCGCGCTGGGCCTGCTGGAAAGCCACAAGCTCAGAGTGCTCCTCGATGCAGGGCACGCACCAGGTGGCGAAGAAGTTCACGACGAGCCAGCGGCCGTCGTAGGTCGCCGAGTCGAACTCTCGGCCCTCGATGGTCGTGCCCTGGATGCGTGGCGCCGACCGACCCAGCAGGGGGCTGTCGACCTGGCGGTCGGACGCCGGATCGCGCGTGGCCAGGAGGACGATGAGCAGGACCATCAGAACGCCGAGAGCGCCGGCGACCACCACCGGAACCGGCAGCCCGAGCACCCGCCAGCGTCGGGCCGGGGCCTCGTCGTCCTCCCCCGGGTCAAGGGCTGGGTCGGCGTGGACATCGGTCATGTCGTCACCACCGGCTCGCGCTGCTCGTCGGGTTCGTCGGTGCCGGCGGCGCCGGTGCCGCCGAGGACTGGGTCGGTGTCGTCGTCGTGGGGCCGGCGGTCCCAGCGGCTCGGTGCGGAGGTGGGCTCGGTGCCCCGGCGGCGGCGCCCAGGGAAGGCGGACAGGATCGTGCCGAGGACCATCACCGCGCCGCCGGCCCACAGCCAGCCGACGAGGGGCTGGACGATGACCCGCAGGAGGATCGTGCCGTCGGCCTCACGGGGCGCCTGGAGGAGGGCGACGTAGACGGTGTCGCCGATGCCGTAGCGCACCGCCGGCTTGCCGATCTCCTGGCTGGCGTTCGGAAATCGTTGGAGCCGGGGCTCGAGCGTCCGACCGTCGACGCGGACCTCGGTGGCCCGGACGAGGCGGGTCGGGTCGGAGTCGCGCTCCTCGTAGCCGACGTAGGTGATCTCGTGGCCGTGGATCGTGCGGGTGTCGCCCGGGGCCATGCGGGCCTCGGCCTGCTCGGCGAACGACCCCGAGGCGGCCAGCCCGATGGCGATCATCACCACACCGAAGTGGACGATCATGCCGCCGTTGGTGCGGCCCACGAGGCCGCGCCAGCCGTTGCGCCGGGTGGCCAGGATGACCTGGCGGAGGGCAGCGGCGCCGGCGAAGGCGCCCAGGCCGAATGCGACCAGGGGGACGATGCCCCGGGTGCCGGCGGCGACGCATGCGACGACCACGCCGACGCCGAACCAGGCCGGCCAGAGAAGGCGCTGCGACAGGGTCTCGGTCGAGGCCTTGCGCCATGGCAGGGCCGGGGCGACCGCCATAAGGAACAGCAGCATCAGGCCGATGGGGCCGGCCATGCGGTTGAAGTAGGGCACGCCGACCGACACCCGCCGGTCATCGACGGCCTCGGCGATGAGGGGGAACACGGTGCCGAACAGCACGACGAAGGCGAACCCGGTGAACAGGAGGTTGTTGGCGAGGAAGGAGGCCTCGCGAGACAGGGGTGAGTCGATGCGTCCCGGGGCGCGGAGCTGCTCGCCGCGCCAGCCGATGAGTCCGAGCGTGACGACCACGACAAGGCCGAAGAAGCCGAGGAAGAGGGGGCCGATGGTCGACTCGCTGAAGGCGTGGACGGAG harbors:
- a CDS encoding heme lyase CcmF/NrfE family subunit is translated as MNSALGTAGVALALVASLGGILTVVVAQTKGRPALLKQIPAFVGLVMLGALLAVAALQRALITRDFSVDFVAQNGSRSTSLPFTIATMWAALEGSILLWGLVLAGYLVAVAWKFRTRLDDPVVAWAMLALFVVTAFFFGLMVGPADPFGTVANPPTEGPGPNPLLQDHLLMAFHPPMLYLGYVGVTVPFAFAIGALATGRVGEGWLVETRRWFLFAWGFLTVGIVLGAWWSYEVLGWGGYWAWDPVENASLLPWLTGTAYLHSVMVQERRGMLRVWNLSLLCATFALTILGTFLTRSGVLDSVHAFSESTIGPLFLGFFGLVVVVTLGLIGWRGEQLRAPGRIDSPLSREASFLANNLLFTGFAFVVLFGTVFPLIAEAVDDRRVSVGVPYFNRMAGPIGLMLLFLMAVAPALPWRKASTETLSQRLLWPAWFGVGVVVACVAAGTRGIVPLVAFGLGAFAGAAALRQVILATRRNGWRGLVGRTNGGMIVHFGVVMIAIGLAASGSFAEQAEARMAPGDTRTIHGHEITYVGYEERDSDPTRLVRATEVRVDGRTLEPRLQRFPNASQEIGKPAVRYGIGDTVYVALLQAPREADGTILLRVIVQPLVGWLWAGGAVMVLGTILSAFPGRRRRGTEPTSAPSRWDRRPHDDDTDPVLGGTGAAGTDEPDEQREPVVTT
- a CDS encoding TlpA disulfide reductase family protein, with amino-acid sequence MLGLPVPVVVAGALGVLMVLLIVLLATRDPASDRQVDSPLLGRSAPRIQGTTIEGREFDSATYDGRWLVVNFFATWCVPCIEEHSELVAFQQAQREAGQANVISVVFDDDEASVRRFFDRNGGDWPVVLAPSQVIADWGVRGVPESFVVDPSGTVRYKLIGGVTAQGLSRLVGP